From a single Endozoicomonas euniceicola genomic region:
- a CDS encoding WD40 repeat domain-containing protein, whose protein sequence is MKTIKLLVINQLLLLLALSFFLPMTGYGSAFSILPEWMWRDSPSNKAAVKISQIVLANDAPSLLFSYEINKTSSDFVQPEKNQVYTRWDGCKNDSLRICFRRAAKVFEGGYSYPPTISGSTELNVEMGEVTPDEGGWQSVASVRLTGKGSGWLVIAGDDGWRIAPDCTGIDSDDSSVLNRSEKPSVDLVVPTALVLKKGNNAENHGSPYSRRSLPDISDITKQNNLPGDRDDLLTGSSGGGSFDDHDDSFERRPGGNDRRPLFFFEVMSRMLGVAVSVFGTVGQPGEVKKLVLRPQIILVIWRGWERQEIPVTSQMWGSIKRAGLDRDPGLFLALAESDPDKLKETLENYSKKHSPLADVLSYHCEDLNLNPKAGNARLLSVSVFPGSCPSGVGCSGGEKEANGAMNDLSRNNPDGYACNNHGQPVKSFGNNGGGGDGSGNPEINSCKLCGNAQVNSNGLCTNCLTAKQEAAKEKPSTPSGNQAEEKTTNDVSVNPLKEVPTLQTLPPEILLEIAKGLSWHDVNRWSLTAKRFFTALNIEEKLKKLSDQYYGSALEAYRKIIKNSDVPAVPNNAIDDPLLRLAYHRATSNKYLTSLGNSTQQQCVATLYGHTNSLTSVTPLANRRLASASNDWTVRVWDLSKPDGKQCVVTLEGHNHWVTSVTLLADGRLASGSLDKTVKVWDLSKPAGEQCVMTLNGHTDWVNSVTPLADGRLASGSNDMTVKVWDLSKPDGEQCVATLEGHTHRVISVTPLADGRLASVSWDRTIKVWDLSKPDGEQCVATLEGHTHRVISVTPLADGRLASGSWDTTVRVWDLSKPDGEQCVVTLYGHTKKMASVTPLADGRLASASWDENVRVWDLSKPDGEQCVATLKGHTSLVASVTSLADGRLASGSFDQTVRVWDLKKPDGKRCVATLEGHTDAVFSVTPLAVGRLASASTDNTLKVWALSKDSETKKTY, encoded by the coding sequence ATGAAAACAATTAAGCTGCTCGTTATTAATCAGCTGCTTTTATTGCTTGCTCTGTCATTTTTTTTACCGATGACTGGATACGGAAGTGCTTTTTCCATCCTGCCAGAATGGATGTGGCGGGACAGTCCCTCAAATAAGGCGGCAGTTAAAATCAGTCAGATAGTGCTTGCCAATGATGCGCCTTCTCTTCTTTTTTCTTATGAAATCAACAAGACCTCCAGTGATTTTGTTCAGCCAGAAAAAAACCAGGTTTATACCCGCTGGGATGGTTGTAAAAACGACAGCTTGCGTATTTGTTTCCGAAGAGCGGCTAAAGTCTTTGAAGGGGGCTATTCCTATCCTCCCACGATTTCAGGCTCGACAGAGCTTAATGTAGAAATGGGTGAGGTCACGCCAGACGAAGGCGGCTGGCAGTCGGTGGCCAGTGTCCGTTTAACGGGAAAAGGCTCGGGCTGGCTGGTGATTGCAGGGGATGATGGCTGGCGGATTGCACCGGATTGCACCGGTATTGACTCAGATGATTCCAGCGTACTGAACAGGTCTGAAAAGCCGTCAGTCGATCTTGTTGTCCCGACAGCGTTGGTTCTGAAAAAGGGTAATAATGCAGAAAATCATGGCTCGCCCTATTCCCGCCGCTCATTGCCGGACATATCTGACATCACTAAACAAAATAATCTGCCCGGTGATCGTGATGATCTGCTCACCGGTTCTTCTGGTGGCGGCAGCTTCGATGACCACGATGACTCATTTGAGAGGAGACCCGGAGGGAATGACCGCCGCCCTTTATTTTTCTTTGAAGTGATGAGCAGAATGCTTGGGGTGGCTGTCAGTGTTTTTGGTACAGTAGGTCAGCCCGGGGAGGTTAAAAAACTGGTTTTAAGACCTCAAATTATTCTGGTGATCTGGCGGGGTTGGGAGCGACAGGAGATTCCTGTTACATCGCAAATGTGGGGTTCAATAAAGCGGGCAGGGCTTGATCGGGATCCGGGACTGTTTCTCGCTCTGGCTGAAAGCGATCCGGATAAATTGAAAGAAACGCTTGAAAACTATTCGAAAAAGCACTCGCCCCTTGCCGACGTCCTTAGCTATCACTGTGAAGACCTCAACCTGAACCCAAAAGCGGGTAATGCCCGATTACTTAGCGTATCGGTTTTTCCGGGCTCTTGCCCTTCGGGAGTGGGATGCTCCGGAGGAGAGAAAGAAGCAAACGGAGCAATGAATGACCTGTCCCGGAATAATCCAGATGGCTATGCCTGTAACAACCATGGTCAGCCGGTTAAAAGTTTTGGTAACAACGGGGGAGGGGGAGACGGTTCCGGGAATCCGGAAATCAACTCATGTAAACTCTGCGGGAATGCACAGGTAAACTCCAATGGCTTATGCACAAACTGCCTCACGGCTAAACAGGAGGCGGCTAAAGAGAAGCCATCAACCCCGTCTGGCAATCAGGCAGAAGAAAAAACTACGAATGACGTTTCGGTTAATCCCCTGAAAGAGGTACCGACTTTGCAGACTCTACCACCTGAGATCTTGCTTGAAATAGCTAAGGGCTTGTCATGGCATGATGTTAATCGCTGGAGTTTAACAGCTAAGCGTTTTTTCACAGCTCTCAACATAGAAGAAAAACTGAAAAAACTATCCGATCAATATTATGGCTCTGCTCTGGAAGCGTATAGAAAAATAATAAAAAACAGCGACGTACCTGCTGTTCCAAACAATGCAATTGATGACCCTTTGTTACGGCTTGCTTATCATAGAGCCACAAGCAATAAATACCTGACTTCTCTGGGAAATAGTACTCAGCAGCAATGCGTGGCGACGCTGTATGGGCATACCAACAGTTTGACCTCAGTCACACCATTGGCCAATAGGCGGCTGGCTTCCGCCTCTAATGACTGGACCGTAAGGGTGTGGGATCTGAGCAAGCCCGACGGGAAGCAATGCGTGGTAACGCTGGAAGGGCATAACCACTGGGTGACATCAGTCACGCTACTGGCCGATGGGCGGCTGGCTTCCGGCTCTTTAGACAAGACCGTAAAGGTGTGGGATCTAAGCAAGCCCGCCGGGGAGCAATGTGTGATGACGCTGAATGGGCATACCGACTGGGTGAACTCAGTCACGCCATTGGCCGATGGGCGGCTGGCTTCCGGCTCTAATGACATGACCGTAAAGGTGTGGGATCTGAGCAAGCCCGACGGGGAGCAATGCGTGGCGACGTTGGAAGGGCATACCCACCGGGTGATCTCAGTCACGCCATTGGCCGATGGGCGGCTGGCTTCCGTCTCTTGGGATAGGACCATAAAAGTGTGGGATCTGAGCAAGCCCGACGGGGAGCAATGCGTGGCGACGTTGGAAGGGCATACCCACCGGGTGATCTCAGTCACGCCATTGGCCGATGGGCGGCTGGCTTCCGGCTCTTGGGACACGACCGTAAGAGTGTGGGATCTGAGCAAGCCCGACGGGGAGCAATGCGTGGTGACGCTGTATGGACATACCAAAAAGATGGCCTCAGTCACGCCATTGGCCGATGGGCGACTGGCTTCTGCTTCCTGGGACGAAAACGTAAGGGTGTGGGATCTGAGCAAGCCCGACGGGGAGCAATGCGTGGCGACGCTGAAAGGGCATACCAGCTTGGTGGCCTCAGTCACGTCATTGGCCGATGGGCGGCTGGCTTCCGGCTCTTTTGACCAGACCGTAAGGGTATGGGATCTAAAAAAGCCCGACGGAAAGCGATGCGTGGCGACGCTGGAGGGGCATACCGACGCAGTTTTCTCAGTCACGCCATTGGCCGTTGGGCGGCTGGCTTCCGCCTCTACGGACAACACCTTAAAGGTGTGGGCTCTTAGCAAGGATTCTGAAACGAAGAAAACATATTAG
- a CDS encoding WD40 repeat domain-containing protein, translating into MKTIKLLVINQLLLLLALSFFLPMTGYGSAFSILPGWMWRDSPSNKAAVKISQIVLANDAPSLHFSYEINKTSSDFVQPEKNQVYTRWDGCKNDSLRICFRRAAKVFAGGYSYPPTISGSTELDVEMGEVTPDEGGWQSVASVRLTGKGSGWLAIAGDDGWRIAPDCTGIDSDDSSVLNRSEKPSVDLVVPTALVLEKGNNAEDHGSPYSRRSLPDISDINKKNNLPGDRDNLLTGSSGGGSFDDLDDSFKRRPGGSGRRPLFFFEVTSRMHGVAVSIPGTAGQPGEVKKLVLRPQIILVIWRGWERREIPVTSQMWCSIKRAGLDGDPGLFLALAESDPDKLKETLENYSKKHSPLADVLSYHCEDLNLNPKAGNARLLSVSVFPGSCPSGVGCSGGEKEANGTMNDLPRNNPDGYACNNHGQPVKSFGNNGGGGDGSGNPEINSCTFCGNAQVNSNGLCTNCLTAKQEAAKEKPSTPSGNQAEEKTTNDVSVNPLKEVPTLQTLPPEILLEIAKGLSWHDVNRWSLTAKRFFTALNIEEKLKKLSDQYYGSALEAYRKIIKNSDVPAVPNNAIDDPLLRLAYHRATSNKYLTSLGNSTQQQCVATLYGHTNALNSVTPLADGRLASSSCDNTVRVWDLSKPDGKQCVVTLEGHTHWVKSVTLLADGRLASGSFDKTVKMWDLSKPAGEQCVMTLNGHTDGVNSVTPLADWRLASGSSDRTIKVWDLSKPDGEQCVATLEGHTNRVISVTPLADGRLASGSWDTTVRVWDLSKPDGEQCVVTLYGHTKKMASVTPLADGRLASVSWDETIKVWDLSKPDGEQCVATLKGHTSLVASVTSLADGRLASGSFDETVRVWDLNKPDGKRCVATLAGHAGAVFSVTPLAVGRLASASTDNTLKVWALSKDSETKKTY; encoded by the coding sequence ATGAAAACAATTAAGCTGCTCGTTATTAATCAGCTGCTTTTATTGCTTGCTCTGTCATTTTTTTTACCGATGACTGGATACGGAAGTGCTTTTTCCATCCTGCCAGGATGGATGTGGCGGGACAGTCCCTCAAATAAGGCGGCAGTTAAAATCAGTCAGATAGTGCTTGCCAATGATGCGCCTTCTCTTCATTTTTCTTATGAAATCAACAAGACCTCCAGTGATTTTGTTCAGCCAGAAAAAAACCAGGTTTATACCCGCTGGGATGGTTGTAAAAACGACAGCTTGCGTATTTGTTTCCGAAGAGCGGCTAAAGTCTTTGCAGGGGGCTACTCCTATCCTCCCACGATTTCAGGCTCGACAGAGCTTGATGTAGAAATGGGTGAGGTCACGCCAGACGAAGGCGGCTGGCAGTCGGTGGCCAGTGTCCGTTTAACGGGAAAAGGCTCGGGCTGGCTGGCGATTGCAGGGGATGATGGCTGGCGGATTGCACCGGATTGCACCGGTATTGACTCAGATGATTCCAGCGTACTGAACAGGTCTGAAAAGCCGTCAGTCGATCTTGTTGTCCCGACAGCGTTGGTTCTGGAAAAGGGTAATAATGCAGAAGATCATGGCTCCCCCTATTCCCGCCGCTCATTGCCGGACATATCTGACATCAATAAAAAAAATAATCTGCCCGGTGATCGTGATAATCTGCTCACCGGTTCTTCTGGTGGCGGCAGCTTCGATGACCTCGATGACTCATTTAAAAGGCGACCCGGAGGGAGTGGCCGTCGCCCTTTATTTTTCTTTGAAGTAACGAGCAGAATGCATGGGGTGGCTGTCAGTATTCCTGGTACAGCTGGTCAGCCCGGGGAGGTTAAAAAACTGGTTTTAAGACCTCAAATCATTCTGGTGATCTGGCGGGGTTGGGAGCGACGGGAGATTCCTGTTACATCGCAAATGTGGTGTTCAATAAAGCGGGCAGGGCTTGATGGGGATCCGGGACTGTTCCTCGCTTTGGCTGAAAGCGATCCGGATAAATTGAAAGAAACGCTTGAAAACTATTCGAAAAAGCACTCGCCCCTTGCCGACGTCCTTAGCTATCACTGTGAAGACCTCAACCTGAACCCAAAAGCGGGTAATGCCCGATTACTTAGCGTATCGGTTTTTCCGGGATCTTGCCCTTCGGGAGTGGGATGCTCCGGAGGAGAGAAAGAAGCAAACGGAACAATGAATGACCTGCCCCGGAATAATCCGGATGGCTATGCCTGTAACAACCATGGTCAGCCGGTTAAAAGTTTTGGTAACAACGGGGGAGGAGGAGACGGTTCCGGGAATCCGGAAATCAACTCATGTACATTCTGCGGGAATGCACAGGTAAACTCCAATGGCTTATGCACAAACTGCCTCACGGCTAAACAGGAGGCGGCTAAAGAGAAGCCATCAACCCCGTCTGGCAATCAGGCAGAAGAAAAAACTACGAATGACGTTTCGGTTAATCCCCTGAAAGAGGTACCGACTTTGCAGACTCTACCACCTGAGATCTTGCTTGAAATAGCTAAGGGCTTGTCATGGCATGATGTTAATCGCTGGAGTTTAACAGCTAAGCGTTTTTTCACAGCTCTCAACATAGAAGAAAAACTGAAAAAACTATCCGATCAATATTATGGCTCTGCTCTGGAAGCGTATAGAAAAATAATAAAAAACAGCGACGTACCTGCTGTTCCAAACAATGCAATTGATGACCCTTTGTTACGGCTTGCTTATCATAGAGCCACAAGCAATAAATACCTGACTTCTCTGGGAAATAGTACTCAGCAGCAATGCGTGGCGACGCTGTATGGGCATACCAACGCTTTGAACTCAGTCACACCATTGGCCGATGGACGGCTGGCTTCTAGCTCTTGTGACAATACCGTAAGGGTGTGGGATCTGAGCAAGCCCGACGGGAAGCAATGCGTGGTAACGCTGGAAGGGCATACCCACTGGGTGAAATCAGTCACGCTACTGGCCGATGGGCGGCTGGCTTCCGGCTCTTTTGACAAGACCGTAAAGATGTGGGATCTAAGCAAGCCCGCCGGGGAGCAATGTGTGATGACGCTGAATGGGCATACCGACGGGGTGAACTCAGTCACGCCATTGGCCGATTGGCGGCTGGCTTCCGGCTCTAGTGACAGGACCATAAAGGTGTGGGATCTGAGCAAGCCCGACGGGGAGCAATGCGTGGCGACGTTGGAAGGGCATACCAACCGGGTGATCTCAGTCACGCCATTGGCCGATGGGCGGCTGGCTTCCGGCTCTTGGGACACGACCGTAAGAGTGTGGGATCTGAGCAAGCCCGACGGGGAGCAATGCGTGGTGACGCTGTATGGACATACCAAAAAGATGGCCTCAGTCACGCCATTGGCCGATGGGCGACTGGCTTCCGTCTCTTGGGATGAGACCATAAAAGTGTGGGATCTTAGCAAGCCCGACGGGGAGCAATGCGTGGCGACGCTGAAAGGGCATACCAGCTTGGTGGCCTCAGTCACGTCATTGGCCGATGGGCGGCTGGCTTCCGGCTCTTTTGACGAGACCGTAAGGGTGTGGGATCTAAACAAGCCCGACGGGAAGCGATGCGTGGCGACGCTGGCGGGGCATGCCGGCGCGGTTTTCTCAGTCACGCCATTGGCCGTTGGGCGGCTGGCTTCCGCCTCTACGGACAACACCTTAAAGGTGTGGGCTCTTAGCAAGGATTCTGAAACGAAGAAAACATATTAG